From one Phocaeicola salanitronis DSM 18170 genomic stretch:
- a CDS encoding helix-turn-helix domain-containing protein: MDNIGAKLKRKREEKNYSQEYVAEQLDVSPSTVSRVESDAGNVKLCIIEKYCKVLEMSIAELFAGDASPTAYTYSVTIQIGVQRIEELQKLEKVLVSMQKK, encoded by the coding sequence ATGGACAATATCGGTGCAAAACTGAAAAGGAAACGTGAAGAAAAGAACTATTCGCAAGAGTATGTGGCTGAACAACTGGATGTTTCGCCTTCGACTGTATCCAGGGTTGAGAGCGATGCAGGCAATGTAAAACTATGCATTATAGAAAAGTATTGCAAAGTGTTGGAGATGTCCATTGCTGAATTATTTGCAGGAGATGCAAGCCCCACAGCCTACACTTATTCTGTGACTATTCAGATAGGTGTACAACGCATTGAAGAGCTACAAAAATTGGAAAAAGTTCTAGTTTCCATGCAAAAGAAATAA
- a CDS encoding helix-turn-helix domain-containing protein: MLSYSKETLNFKEACLYTGLSSSQLYKLLNGKEVPHYKPHGKLIFFNRKELDSWLCSNKRSIELAMEI; this comes from the coding sequence ATGCTTTCTTATTCAAAGGAAACCTTAAACTTTAAGGAAGCCTGCCTTTATACAGGGCTTTCAAGCAGTCAATTATATAAACTGTTGAATGGAAAAGAAGTTCCTCATTATAAGCCCCATGGAAAGTTGATATTCTTTAACCGAAAAGAGCTCGACAGTTGGTTGTGCAGTAACAAAAGAAGCATTGAATTAGCGATGGAAATCTAA
- a CDS encoding helix-turn-helix domain-containing protein: MEVITIDSAAFLKLKEQLDRIESYIERTVELNKDIDDALEMSSKDVMEVLRISESTLYRWRKNGLVKYHYANSGDVRYYYKSLFVAIKCYQVKVPATPKEEALKRLMEFKDNVILNGYVTKDKTK, from the coding sequence ATGGAAGTTATCACAATTGACAGTGCAGCCTTTCTGAAATTGAAAGAGCAATTGGATAGAATAGAAAGCTATATTGAGCGAACAGTGGAGTTGAACAAGGATATTGACGATGCTTTGGAAATGAGCAGCAAAGATGTAATGGAGGTCTTGCGAATATCAGAATCCACCCTGTACAGGTGGCGGAAAAACGGGTTGGTAAAGTATCACTACGCTAATTCGGGTGATGTGAGATATTACTACAAATCTCTTTTCGTCGCCATAAAATGTTACCAAGTCAAGGTTCCAGCTACGCCTAAAGAAGAAGCCTTGAAAAGGCTCATGGAGTTTAAAGACAATGTGATTCTGAACGGCTATGTCACTAAAGATAAAACGAAATGA
- a CDS encoding nucleotidyl transferase AbiEii/AbiGii toxin family protein, producing MNRNNANTQIYAQKVELLLRLMPIVMEEGVFAVHGGTAINLFLKNLPRYSVDIDLTYTPLADRNQSLEDINLHLKSIKEKAEKAFKGMHIVPKYDICKLLCEYRGKQVKVEVNQTKRGLVGGEALTMPLSDKAQEEFGLYCEADIVPLTQLYGGKIAAALSRQHPRDLFDVKYMDLPMADCREGLIFNLLGSDRPIHESFSPRLIDQREAMVNQFDGMTDIPFTYEEFEGTRTKLITEVNRLITDDDKRFLVSFELGEPKWNGYEFEYFKDYPSVKWKLVNLAKLAKQNPQKLKDEAAKLEAFLL from the coding sequence ATGAATAGAAACAACGCCAATACACAGATATACGCTCAGAAAGTGGAACTTCTGTTGCGACTGATGCCAATTGTAATGGAAGAGGGCGTATTTGCCGTGCATGGTGGCACTGCCATCAACCTATTTCTTAAGAACTTACCTCGCTATTCGGTTGATATAGACCTGACATATACTCCATTAGCAGACAGAAACCAAAGTTTGGAAGACATCAACCTGCACTTGAAATCCATCAAAGAGAAAGCTGAAAAGGCTTTCAAAGGGATGCATATCGTGCCTAAGTACGACATCTGCAAACTACTTTGTGAATACCGGGGCAAACAAGTCAAGGTGGAGGTGAACCAGACCAAGAGAGGTCTTGTCGGTGGTGAGGCATTAACCATGCCACTGAGCGACAAGGCACAAGAGGAGTTCGGACTCTATTGTGAGGCTGACATAGTTCCACTGACACAGCTATACGGCGGGAAGATTGCGGCGGCTCTTTCCCGGCAACATCCCCGTGACCTGTTTGATGTGAAATATATGGATTTGCCGATGGCAGATTGCAGGGAAGGACTTATCTTTAACTTGCTTGGCAGCGACCGTCCTATCCATGAATCGTTTTCCCCGCGGCTTATAGACCAACGTGAGGCAATGGTAAACCAATTTGATGGCATGACGGACATTCCTTTCACATACGAGGAATTTGAGGGAACAAGGACTAAACTGATAACCGAAGTCAACCGGTTGATTACTGATGATGACAAGAGATTTTTGGTCAGTTTCGAACTTGGCGAACCGAAATGGAATGGGTATGAGTTTGAATACTTCAAAGATTACCCGTCTGTTAAATGGAAACTTGTTAATCTTGCTAAGTTGGCAAAACAGAATCCCCAAAAATTGAAAGACGAAGCGGCAAAGCTTGAAGCCTTCTTGTTGTAG
- a CDS encoding type IV toxin-antitoxin system AbiEi family antitoxin, which produces MATKIQQILESHPNSSLFFGNWLTKQGLNSKEQHSYMKRGWLTRISKGVYALKGKSPTLLQTVAAYNSQLGKQCIVGAYTALELRGYSHYLSLGKPKAYLFTDKENKLPLWIVQGKWDMAVKYMTTSFLGTDLKAVEPMVVESNSLLVSSPERAFLECLHLPDAASSLLDMYYIMESLTTLRPKLVQSLLESCTSQKVKRLFVYMAEKAAHPWFKALKLDSVTFGTSRYMIVPTGKYIAKYNMTIPKELAEYE; this is translated from the coding sequence ATGGCAACAAAAATACAGCAAATATTGGAATCGCATCCAAATAGTTCATTGTTTTTCGGGAATTGGCTCACGAAACAGGGACTTAACTCCAAGGAGCAACATTCGTACATGAAGAGGGGTTGGCTCACTCGTATATCCAAAGGCGTTTATGCTTTGAAAGGCAAATCGCCCACATTGCTGCAAACGGTGGCGGCTTACAATTCGCAACTTGGTAAACAGTGCATCGTGGGCGCTTATACCGCTTTGGAATTAAGGGGGTATTCACATTATCTTTCCCTCGGCAAGCCTAAAGCCTACCTGTTTACCGACAAGGAAAACAAACTGCCCTTATGGATTGTTCAAGGGAAATGGGACATGGCTGTCAAGTACATGACAACCTCTTTCCTTGGAACAGACTTGAAGGCAGTCGAACCAATGGTTGTTGAAAGTAACAGTTTGCTCGTTTCTTCCCCTGAAAGGGCATTCTTGGAATGTCTTCATCTGCCAGATGCAGCTTCCTCCTTGCTGGATATGTATTACATCATGGAGAGTCTGACCACGCTTCGCCCAAAACTGGTGCAATCGTTGCTTGAATCATGCACTTCGCAAAAGGTAAAACGACTGTTTGTCTATATGGCAGAAAAAGCGGCCCACCCTTGGTTCAAGGCTCTAAAACTTGATTCTGTAACATTTGGCACGTCACGATATATGATAGTGCCCACTGGAAAATACATCGCTAAATATAATATGACCATACCCAAAGAACTTGCTGAATATGAATAG
- a CDS encoding AAA family ATPase — protein MRIKDITIRNFRGFTERSFIFDSRMNVVLGNNTTGKTTLLHAVQIALGAFLQELTLVTGCARNTKDSDVVRKYSELTKSFQKQQAKPVFEVNACFIDGNYNFTSKEYSCQEKDIKWLRLGPKNSRKNAGELKDMVANMEQKRRDADITKTTSVLPLMISFGASRLENNYNGAEKTKARASREEKAYKCVLDEKVDFKSAFDWIYRFDKELDKGREFAGSDIAFLNALSDAIPALKVIEIDRKNNEFTAEIQMAKDPQPYWLTYDMMSDGFKSMINIVAEIAYRCIELNGFLGVDAVKKTPGIVLIDEVDLYLHPHWQKHILLDLQTAFPMMQFIVTTHSPFIVQSVKSQNVITLDGVKGIDDPNKRSIEEIVINEMNMDTVRSAKYNEMVEKAEEYYRLVKEEKADTPDALKVKKELDEIESLFSDDPAYVALLRAERNVL, from the coding sequence ATGAGGATAAAGGACATAACAATAAGGAACTTTCGTGGTTTTACAGAACGATCTTTCATTTTTGATTCAAGAATGAATGTTGTTTTAGGAAATAATACAACAGGTAAGACCACGTTACTTCATGCCGTGCAAATAGCATTGGGCGCTTTTTTGCAAGAGTTGACTCTCGTCACCGGCTGTGCCAGAAACACGAAAGATAGCGATGTCGTAAGGAAATACAGTGAATTGACTAAAAGTTTTCAAAAACAGCAGGCGAAACCAGTTTTTGAAGTAAATGCTTGCTTCATTGATGGAAACTACAATTTCACATCAAAGGAATACTCCTGCCAAGAAAAGGACATCAAATGGCTTAGACTTGGTCCCAAAAATTCTCGTAAAAATGCTGGGGAATTGAAAGATATGGTGGCTAATATGGAACAGAAACGACGTGATGCTGACATAACAAAAACAACATCGGTATTACCGTTAATGATATCATTCGGTGCTTCCCGTCTTGAGAACAACTATAATGGGGCAGAAAAAACAAAAGCACGTGCTTCGAGGGAAGAAAAGGCATATAAATGTGTGTTGGATGAAAAAGTGGACTTCAAAAGTGCATTTGACTGGATTTATAGATTTGATAAGGAACTGGATAAAGGGCGTGAATTTGCAGGGTCTGACATTGCCTTTCTGAATGCGTTATCTGATGCCATACCTGCATTAAAAGTAATTGAGATTGACCGGAAAAACAATGAGTTTACTGCCGAAATACAGATGGCAAAAGATCCACAACCCTACTGGCTCACGTATGACATGATGAGCGACGGTTTTAAGTCGATGATAAACATCGTCGCAGAAATCGCCTATCGGTGTATTGAACTCAATGGTTTTTTAGGTGTAGACGCGGTAAAAAAGACACCGGGAATTGTCTTGATAGACGAGGTGGACTTGTATTTACATCCTCATTGGCAAAAGCACATCCTCTTGGATTTGCAGACCGCATTTCCAATGATGCAGTTTATTGTGACTACTCACTCGCCGTTTATCGTGCAAAGTGTGAAAAGCCAGAATGTAATTACTTTGGACGGGGTAAAGGGTATTGATGACCCGAACAAACGGAGTATTGAGGAGATCGTTATAAACGAGATGAATATGGATACTGTCAGAAGTGCCAAATACAATGAAATGGTAGAAAAAGCGGAAGAATACTACCGGCTTGTGAAGGAAGAAAAGGCAGACACGCCAGATGCTCTAAAGGTCAAGAAAGAGTTGGATGAGATAGAAAGCCTGTTTTCTGACGACCCGGCTTATGTGGCACTTCTTAGAGCAGAAAGGAATGTGTTATGA
- a CDS encoding toprim domain-containing protein: MISKDEILERTNRGLDVFKYYLGMPFKPGKNFRNPLYEDKNASCNIYFDKHSMMFKMKDFGNEGYSGDCFWFVATLKGMNLKTDFVSIINLIAKDLHLDVVTDSKQSLHPIRRNKEATIQIIEVDVPIYEIVEKTFTCSELEYWQQYGITKVVLDTFHVSSVNVFKSVNRNNEPFKIKSSEIDPVFAYKGLGYVKIYRPMNKKYRFLYGGEMPDTYCFGFEQLPNKGDIVFITGGEKDVMSLYAKGFHALCFNSETATIPIQIIEMLERKFRHIIFLYDSDETGKRESLRQCSTLSGHNVIRIELPLPGTKKEKDISDFFASGKTKSDLQALITGALEKYYSNTLMLIKSCEMDYNNPPQNSKTVVSVNNVPLGTYDNLLCVTGGEGTGKSNFISAIIAGTLIEVDEYSEIDTLGLDITPNFKHKAILHYDTEQSEYQLYKNMTKTLKRSGLSHMPDSYHSFYLASLSRKERLNIIRDSMDLYYHRFGGIHLVVIDGIADLIRSANDEAESVAIVDELYRLAGIYRTCIICVLHFVPNGIKLRGHIGSELQRKAAAIISIEKDDNPVYSVVKAIKVRDGSPLDVPLLQFSWDTDKDMHIFAGEKPVEDKERRKRNDLINVAKEIFYTRKSLSYSELSELLCEMLDVKERTSKNYIQYMKSNGIISQNTYNNYIAGKLCNI; this comes from the coding sequence ATGATAAGCAAAGACGAGATACTTGAGAGGACTAACCGAGGGTTGGATGTATTCAAATACTATTTAGGAATGCCCTTCAAGCCCGGAAAAAACTTTAGGAATCCCCTATATGAAGATAAAAACGCTTCGTGTAACATCTATTTTGACAAGCATTCGATGATGTTTAAGATGAAAGACTTTGGCAATGAAGGCTATTCCGGAGATTGTTTTTGGTTTGTGGCTACATTGAAAGGGATGAATCTAAAGACGGACTTTGTAAGTATAATTAATCTGATAGCAAAAGACCTTCATCTGGATGTTGTTACAGATTCAAAACAATCCCTTCATCCGATAAGGCGTAATAAAGAAGCCACGATACAAATCATTGAGGTGGACGTCCCAATATATGAAATTGTAGAGAAGACCTTCACATGTTCCGAATTGGAATATTGGCAACAATACGGCATTACTAAAGTTGTTTTGGACACTTTTCATGTATCATCGGTCAATGTATTCAAAAGCGTGAACAGGAATAACGAACCTTTCAAAATCAAAAGTTCCGAAATAGACCCAGTTTTTGCATATAAGGGATTAGGGTACGTCAAGATATACCGCCCAATGAACAAGAAATACCGTTTCCTATATGGCGGAGAAATGCCAGATACCTATTGCTTTGGCTTTGAACAATTGCCCAATAAAGGTGACATCGTTTTTATTACGGGTGGTGAGAAAGATGTAATGTCTTTGTATGCGAAGGGATTCCATGCTTTGTGCTTCAATAGTGAAACAGCTACAATACCTATACAAATCATAGAAATGTTAGAGAGAAAGTTCAGGCATATCATATTCTTGTATGATTCTGACGAAACGGGTAAAAGAGAATCTTTGCGACAATGCTCAACATTATCAGGGCATAATGTCATAAGGATCGAACTGCCTTTACCCGGAACTAAAAAGGAGAAAGACATTTCAGATTTTTTCGCATCCGGCAAAACTAAATCAGACCTCCAGGCATTAATAACGGGTGCGCTTGAAAAATATTATTCAAATACACTCATGCTAATAAAATCATGTGAAATGGATTATAACAATCCCCCGCAAAATTCAAAAACTGTAGTCTCAGTCAACAATGTTCCACTTGGTACCTATGACAATCTATTATGCGTTACGGGTGGAGAAGGTACAGGCAAAAGCAATTTTATTTCAGCGATCATTGCAGGAACCCTGATAGAGGTAGACGAATATTCTGAGATTGACACATTGGGACTTGACATCACTCCGAATTTCAAGCACAAAGCAATCCTGCATTATGACACGGAACAATCAGAATACCAGCTATATAAGAATATGACAAAAACCTTGAAAAGAAGTGGTTTGTCCCATATGCCCGACAGTTATCATTCATTCTATCTTGCCTCTCTTTCCAGAAAAGAACGGTTGAATATAATAAGGGATAGTATGGATTTGTATTACCATAGGTTCGGTGGTATCCACCTTGTGGTCATTGATGGCATAGCTGATCTGATTCGTTCTGCAAACGACGAAGCTGAGAGCGTCGCCATTGTAGACGAGCTTTATCGTTTAGCAGGCATCTACCGCACCTGTATTATCTGTGTGTTGCATTTTGTACCGAACGGGATCAAATTACGAGGGCATATCGGATCGGAACTCCAACGTAAGGCGGCTGCAATTATTTCCATAGAGAAAGATGATAATCCTGTTTATTCGGTAGTGAAGGCTATAAAAGTACGTGATGGAAGCCCACTGGATGTTCCTTTGTTGCAGTTCTCGTGGGATACGGATAAAGACATGCACATTTTTGCAGGAGAAAAACCCGTTGAAGATAAGGAGCGTCGTAAACGAAACGATTTAATCAATGTTGCCAAAGAAATATTCTACACAAGAAAATCCCTGTCATACAGTGAATTATCAGAATTGTTGTGTGAGATGTTGGATGTCAAAGAGCGTACATCAAAAAATTATATTCAATACATGAAATCTAATGGAATAATCAGCCAAAATACGTACAATAATTATATTGCAGGTAAACTCTGTAATATTTAA
- a CDS encoding helix-turn-helix transcriptional regulator: MVDKDINRLKVVLAEKKRTAKWLAVMLGKDPTTVSKWCTNKSQPSLEMLMRIAEVLQVDVKDLLVSNIPSRAEKVIIIQNS, encoded by the coding sequence ATGGTAGATAAAGATATAAACAGATTAAAAGTAGTGCTTGCGGAAAAAAAACGTACTGCTAAATGGTTGGCCGTAATGCTCGGCAAAGACCCTACAACAGTTAGTAAATGGTGTACGAATAAATCCCAACCATCTTTGGAGATGCTCATGAGAATAGCTGAAGTGCTACAAGTAGACGTTAAGGATTTATTAGTCTCCAATATTCCTTCAAGGGCAGAAAAAGTAATCATCATACAAAATTCATAA
- a CDS encoding DUF4134 family protein has protein sequence MRRWTGLLFGVCTALPASAKCGGVDYSWGADALALMHDYVVTMMLYVLYLLYAIAAIVAIYASLQIYIKMNTREEGITREIMMVVGACLFIIGASIVFPAFFGYRV, from the coding sequence ATGCGCAGGTGGACAGGCTTGTTGTTTGGCGTGTGCACGGCTTTGCCAGCCTCGGCCAAATGCGGTGGCGTGGATTATAGCTGGGGTGCTGACGCATTGGCTCTTATGCATGATTACGTGGTGACCATGATGCTGTATGTGCTCTACCTGCTCTACGCCATTGCCGCCATCGTCGCCATCTATGCCAGCCTGCAAATCTACATCAAAATGAATACGAGGGAGGAAGGCATCACGAGGGAGATAATGATGGTAGTCGGTGCTTGCCTGTTCATCATCGGCGCATCCATCGTGTTCCCGGCGTTCTTCGGCTACCGGGTATGA
- a CDS encoding toprim domain-containing protein: MPIIKRMNIKLIRQIPIVDFLLAIGIYPVKVTSCYAWYYAPYREDEDLSFKVNKNRNIWYDFATAKSGDIIDLAVLVYRTHNIPKILKMIEQADPAAPLRIRTFVPHPQQSAPDRTQLKATVFQNLRLELLESLPLLSYLSKRGIDMEIASQECWEAHYTCHGNSYYAIAFPNEAGGYEIRNPYYKGCIAPKAVSFISQGQTDCVCLFEGFMDYLSFLTLRKRERLSVPCYGADLLVLNLANNLPKALSRLKAYKHIYCYLDNDDAGRRVVDMLREIKGDAVHDMMETYPLYKDLNDILVGKKKMP, translated from the coding sequence ATGCCTATCATAAAGCGGATGAACATTAAATTGATCCGACAAATTCCAATTGTGGATTTTTTATTGGCAATAGGGATTTATCCGGTCAAGGTAACATCATGTTACGCATGGTACTACGCACCATACCGAGAGGACGAAGATCTGTCCTTCAAAGTAAACAAGAACCGCAATATATGGTATGACTTCGCAACAGCCAAGAGCGGCGACATTATCGACCTTGCGGTATTGGTGTACCGCACCCACAACATTCCTAAAATATTAAAAATGATTGAGCAGGCTGATCCTGCTGCACCTCTCAGGATACGGACATTCGTTCCGCATCCGCAACAATCAGCTCCTGATAGGACGCAACTGAAAGCAACCGTATTCCAAAACCTGCGGTTGGAATTGTTGGAATCCTTACCATTGCTTTCCTACCTTTCCAAACGAGGAATAGATATGGAAATAGCCAGTCAAGAATGTTGGGAAGCGCATTACACCTGCCATGGAAATAGTTACTATGCCATTGCATTCCCCAACGAGGCGGGTGGCTATGAGATACGCAATCCCTATTATAAGGGGTGCATTGCTCCGAAAGCGGTGTCATTCATTTCCCAAGGACAAACAGACTGCGTATGCCTGTTCGAAGGGTTCATGGACTATTTGTCCTTTCTGACCTTGCGGAAACGGGAACGGTTGTCCGTACCCTGTTATGGCGCAGACCTGTTGGTGTTGAACTTGGCAAACAACTTGCCCAAGGCATTGTCACGGCTGAAAGCCTACAAGCACATCTATTGCTATCTCGACAATGACGATGCCGGACGGCGTGTGGTGGACATGCTACGGGAAATCAAAGGCGATGCCGTGCATGACATGATGGAAACCTACCCGCTCTACAAAGACCTCAATGACATCCTTGTTGGTAAGAAAAAGATGCCGTAA
- a CDS encoding DUF4134 domain-containing protein, whose translation MFKGKIRKWMKGLCPSGRLKMLSLMLLAGTTAALAQNAAGDYTAGTTALGTVTTEIAKYVPYVVKLCYAIAGVVAIVGAISVYIKMNNEEQDVKKSIMMIVGACIFLVAAAQALPLFFGITS comes from the coding sequence ATGTTTAAAGGAAAAATCAGAAAGTGGATGAAGGGACTTTGCCCTTCCGGGAGATTGAAAATGCTCTCTCTCATGCTGCTGGCAGGCACCACAGCAGCACTCGCCCAGAACGCCGCCGGCGACTATACGGCGGGCACCACCGCCCTCGGCACGGTGACGACCGAAATCGCCAAGTACGTGCCTTACGTGGTGAAGCTGTGTTACGCCATCGCCGGTGTCGTGGCCATCGTGGGAGCCATCAGCGTGTACATCAAGATGAACAACGAGGAGCAGGACGTCAAGAAGTCCATCATGATGATCGTGGGAGCTTGTATTTTCCTTGTGGCTGCGGCACAGGCACTCCCGTTGTTCTTCGGCATCACCAGCTAA
- a CDS encoding HNH endonuclease: protein MRPVEKWNPENEPRINDNYPNYKDAKHPLCMNLGTICSYCEKAYDDERDLQVEHIQPKKYKDADGNYIYAHLETAWSNFLLSCPTCNGADNKDTKNVVYGSCHLPHLNNTFLSLCYKAGGVVEVNPSLSGKSANNARALLELVGLNKGPKDSSAKDYRWRIRLEKWNLANIYLEKYIAGSIDVYTIVDLVKGHGCWSIWFTVFKGHDEVRKALIEEFPGTAASCFDAQNHFEPICRNPLDDEDPV, encoded by the coding sequence ATGAGGCCTGTTGAGAAATGGAATCCTGAGAATGAGCCACGCATCAATGATAATTATCCCAATTATAAAGATGCAAAGCACCCTTTATGCATGAACTTGGGAACGATATGTTCTTATTGCGAAAAAGCTTATGACGATGAACGGGACTTGCAGGTTGAACATATCCAACCTAAAAAATACAAAGATGCTGATGGCAACTATATCTATGCCCATCTTGAAACCGCATGGAGTAATTTCTTGCTTTCCTGTCCAACTTGCAACGGAGCAGACAACAAAGACACAAAAAACGTTGTGTATGGAAGTTGCCACTTGCCACACCTCAACAACACTTTTCTGAGCCTTTGCTATAAAGCAGGAGGCGTGGTAGAAGTTAATCCTTCTTTAAGCGGAAAATCAGCGAACAATGCCCGTGCGTTGCTTGAGCTTGTGGGACTAAATAAAGGACCGAAAGATTCAAGTGCGAAAGACTATCGATGGAGGATAAGGTTGGAAAAATGGAACTTGGCAAACATATATCTGGAAAAATATATAGCTGGATCAATTGATGTTTATACGATTGTCGATTTAGTCAAGGGGCATGGTTGCTGGTCTATATGGTTTACTGTATTTAAAGGACATGATGAGGTACGGAAAGCCCTTATAGAAGAGTTTCCAGGCACAGCAGCTTCTTGCTTTGACGCACAAAACCATTTTGAACCAATCTGTCGGAATCCACTGGATGACGAGGATCCTGTATAA
- a CDS encoding type II toxin-antitoxin system RelE family toxin produces the protein MKVEYSKAFVQAVRKLSGKVLDSVRNAIQGVIEARCIDEITDCKKLVGYDFVYRIRIGSYRAFFTFHVHIENDVVMFEYLLPRGEAYDKKNQEKLRRIDE, from the coding sequence ATGAAGGTAGAATATTCAAAGGCATTTGTTCAGGCAGTCAGAAAATTATCCGGCAAAGTACTTGATTCTGTCAGGAATGCCATACAGGGAGTCATAGAAGCCCGATGTATTGATGAAATAACTGATTGCAAGAAGCTGGTCGGCTATGATTTCGTTTATCGCATACGCATCGGCAGTTACCGGGCGTTCTTCACTTTCCATGTCCATATTGAAAATGATGTGGTGATGTTCGAGTATCTGTTGCCAAGAGGAGAAGCCTATGATAAGAAGAATCAGGAAAAACTGCGCCGTATAGATGAATAA
- a CDS encoding DUF4133 domain-containing protein produces the protein MPGMHGDTRPLEYPMFKGLQRPLEFMGIQGRYIYWAAGAIGGAIVGFIVAYCLSGFLAGLIVLVAALGCGAALILLKQRKGLHSKKNDKGVFVYARSKGL, from the coding sequence ATGCCCGGAATGCACGGTGACACCCGTCCTTTGGAATACCCCATGTTCAAGGGGCTGCAACGGCCTCTTGAATTCATGGGGATTCAGGGAAGGTACATCTACTGGGCGGCAGGGGCCATCGGTGGTGCCATTGTCGGCTTCATCGTGGCTTACTGCCTCTCCGGTTTCCTTGCCGGGCTGATAGTCTTGGTGGCCGCACTTGGTTGCGGAGCGGCACTCATCCTGCTCAAACAGCGCAAGGGACTTCACAGCAAGAAGAACGACAAAGGTGTGTTTGTCTATGCCCGCTCCAAAGGGCTGTAA